The following is a genomic window from Planctomycetia bacterium.
CTGTGAATTCAAGCTCAACTCATGGGTCGCTGATTGCGGCCCCGGGGCCCATCCTGCACATCGCCGCACAGGCGTCACGACGTTACAATCTCCACCTGAATTCACTCGATTCGGCTGAAGCAGCCCATAGCGTTCACGGAGGAGCGAACATGCAGGTCTATCTCGATCTTGTTCGGCGCGTGCTCGACGAGGGCGTACGCAAGCCTTCTCGCACCGGCGTCGACACCATCAGCCTATTCGGCGCGCACTACCAGGTCGATCTCGCCCAAGGGTTTCCCCTCCTCACCACGAAGAAGATGCAGTGGCCCTCGCTCCTCCGCGAACTGCTCTGGTATCTCTCCGGCGAGAACCACATCCGCAACCTCCGCGAATACACAAAAATCTGGGACGCATGGGCCGACGAAGACGGCAACCTCGACACCGCCTACGGCCACTACTGGCGGCACTTCCCCAGCGCGACGAAGGACGAACACGGCAAGTGGCAGGTCCGCGAGGTCGATCAGATTCGCTACGTCATCGACACCCTCAAACGCGACCCATCCAGCCGCCGCCTCGTCGTCACCGCCTGGGAGCCGGGCAACGCCATCGCCAGCAAGCTCCCGCCCTGCCACTACACCTTCGCGTTTCACGCCGCCGCCGGCAAGCTGAACTGCCATCTCTGCCAGCGTAGCGGCGACATCGCCCTCGGCATCCCCTTCAACATGGCCGCCTACGCGGCATTGACGCAGATGATCGCCCAGGAAGTCGGCCTCGGCCTCGGCCGCTTCGCGCATACTATT
Proteins encoded in this region:
- the thyA gene encoding thymidylate synthase, whose product is MQVYLDLVRRVLDEGVRKPSRTGVDTISLFGAHYQVDLAQGFPLLTTKKMQWPSLLRELLWYLSGENHIRNLREYTKIWDAWADEDGNLDTAYGHYWRHFPSATKDEHGKWQVREVDQIRYVIDTLKRDPSSRRLVVTAWEPGNAIASKLPPCHYTFAFHAAAGKLNCHLCQRSGDIALGIPFNMAAYAALTQMIAQEVGLGLGRFAHTIVDAHIYAADPGSPMAEYDHVAGLREQLKRKPTTLPKLVIAKKPFDELRYDDFELVGYQTQDPIKFKVAV